The segment ACCGAAGATGTCTGGAATCCCATCCCAGTTCCCCTTCTCCCTTGCTTCCCAGTAACCGCCAATGTAGCGGTAGCTGTCGTCGTCATCCTTGCTAAACCACCTGGGTTGCCATCCTTTCTCTTGTAACCTTCGGGCCTGCAAAATTGAACAGTTTCAGGTAAGAAGTGCCAGGGATCCCAGTAAACATGCCACCACCGAATGACCTTTGCAGCAGTAGGACATGCTACTACATGCCACCACGGAATGAATATCTGAAATTGAACTTTGCGTCGTATGCAGGAGTAGAAAAATCTCTGGTGTGTGTTTGGCCTCATATGAGTGAGATTTTCGGGTCTAGCGTGGCCACATTTTTTACTGCAAAACCTTGTGGTCCAATTATGCTGTGGAACCAGCGCAATCCCCCTACttttcctaaaaatataatagtagtAATAAACTGGCAAAGTGGCATAAAAACTAGATATAAGAGTAACTGAACTTGAAATGCCTTGCCAAGTTGTGTTGGGCAGTTTTCTCATTTGCACAAAATATCTGGTTAGCTTAAAATCTTTAACAGCAGCATTGTAGCAGTGTTCTCGCAGCTAGAGCATCCAAGGGATGCAAATCATTTTCAGATGGCATATACAAGAGAATATCCAATTTTGAATGTAAAATGAGGAAACATAGCAACTTCAGATGTAAAGTGAGAACTTTTATCATGAAAGAACCCTTGAATAGTTACACTAGCACGACCATAATTCAGATGAGAAAGCATCATTCACAGTCTGCCAGTTTCAGCTCCATATGGCATTTTCTAACTATGTATTTATATGACaaaaacaaatactccctccgtttcacaatgtaagactttctagcattgcccacattcatattgatgttaatgaatctagacacacatatgtctagattcattaaaatctatatgaatatgaacaatgttagaaagtcttacattgttaaacagaggaagtaaatACTATGGAGACATGCTCATCATTACATAATGGATGAAAACTTTACTTCATAATTTATGCCTTTCACCTTTCATATGTCCAAGAAAATATGCCATGGCAAACAGAAGCAAAAAACATATAAACACAAATGAATCAAACCAAAGGTTGGAATACCTGTCGCTGCAGTTGTTCAAGCCTAAGTTTCTCTGCATTAGCCATCTCATATTCACCATTTTCAAGATGCCTTTGATCAGGCCTCAGACGAGAATCAGTAGGAGGCAACTTCTTCGCCAGGTTAGGTGTCAATTCATTTAGTGAAATTGCAAAAGGGGAAAGGTTGTATCGTGTTTGGTTCAGAGACTTGTCTCTCTCCCACAAAAGAACTGCTTCTGACATTGGGTCATACCCCTTGGGTTTTGCACTTGGATCCCCAAGAACATAATACATAGCTTCATCCCATTTTCCGATTAACATAGCAACTTTCTGCCCTGTTCTATTATCTTGCACAAATCCATGCACCTGCACGAGCAATTCAAACTATTTAATGTGGGAGGCTGGGAACAGTGTCCAATTAATATGTTTATAAAACCACAAAACAGACTACTAGATATTGATATGCCTACCTTTCAATTTGACCCAAGGTGTAAGAAACATTAAATACATAGTTTGCAATGGACCAAAATTCACAACAGTACAACTACCAACAGAAGCAAGACGTGATAGCTTGAAGGAGAAAGGGCTAGATGAACGATAATGGTTCATAGAGGACTTGGGAGGATGAAGAATAGACCAGAGAACTTTGCTCTGAAACTGGTAATACTACAGAAATACTAAGTATAAATAGATATCCACCTAAACCTAAACCATGGCTATACAAGCTAATCTAATGCCATTAAATGATTAATCAAGCTTATAGTTTGGCTAAAAGATTTGAACTGACTAGTGTTAGAGGCCCATGTGGCTAACCAGATAGCTGATACTGTGCACCTGCTGTTGCTAAGCTCCTTGGACTCTTCAAACATGACATAGTTCATATGCAAATCTATTCAAATTCATTGCGCCTCTTCAACAAAATCAGCACACACCAGCCAGTCAGCAACAATTCTCTTAACATTTATCCAGAAATAAAGGATAACATATAGGTCTCATAATTGGAGTTTGTACCATGTTTATAGAAGCACATGACATAGTTTATCATCAGTACTTTCAAATTATAAATTTATGTTTTCGCTAACATATAGTGTTATATTAATGGTAATAAATAGTTCACAAGATTatcttggcaaaaaaaaaagtgttactTTTGGGGTGGTGGGAGTAGGCATCAAGTGCTTCTCTCCTGTGGATGGACATTACCATACATAATTTTTAGAAGCTTTCTTTTAGTTAAATTTAGAGCAAACAGTCAGATCTTTCCAcactgatttatttttattacaccGGTTTTCACTCCTATACTGCAGTTGCCACACATATGCCGAAAGTAAAAACAAGGGATGAATAATGGAATGGTTGAAATTTCAGTGGCATATGAGGAAGCTTCTCTATGGttgaatttttttcacaacTGAAGAGAATATTGTAAGACAATGACTTCTCCCCATTCTCCAATACAGTTAGCCGTCATGTTGAATATTGGATTGAATAGCTCGTATATCTGAGGTACTTTGATCAAAATTATATTGCAAATCTATCAACACAATGCACTAAAATATAAATACCTGGTGTGGGTTTCGATCAATTATTGACTGCTCTTTGAATTTAAGCTTGCAAGAGTAGTCGCCACTTCCTTTGATGCGCATTGTACCATAGTGGTCACAATAAATTTTGCCTATTATGATATTGTATATGGAAGTAGTTACTTTACTCCATTGAAACGTTTCCCCATCATCAAACTGGAGAGTTAGAACACCAATAGGATCAAGTTGAATTGATCGACCCCAGAACTTCCCTTTCAGATTTGAATCCCCCCAAAACTTCCAACCTCTTCCTTCACAGTGACATGCAACAACCATTGGGTGATGACTGACCTGAAAGACACGTTAACACACAATAAGAAcatgtttctcaaaaaaattgCACAACACTAAGAAAAGCATTCAGAATTAGGAAATAATTTAGTAAGGAATAATTCTCCATGCTCTCAAATAACTACACAACCTTTTCAGAGAAAAATCGAAGTCCTTTATCTGGATAATCAGCTTCATATGTTTCACCCAGTAAAGGATTGAACGGTTTGCATTGCCGACCTTCAGTTGAAGCATAGCCTGATACTGCAAATGCCGCAACATGAAGTGTCCTCATCAAGCTATCGCCCTGCATTATATTTTACAAGAGTTGTTTCATTACAAAACCACAAGGGGCAGTATCAAGGGGAAATTAACCTTCAGGCACAAGGCTAAAAGAACATTGTACAAAAAATGCTATAATGTAGGTAATATCCTAAcctgaaagaaaaatattaccTCCGCCCCAGAAAGAGTTCAACTTTCTACACAGATCTGAACAGGTACTTGTCCAGATTCGTGTGCAAAAGTGAactctttttgggacggaggtagtggGTTAAATTCTTTACATTTTGCTGATCTATTTTTGTCAGATTAAAGAAAGGTGTCAAACATTAATGCCATGCAAATACTTAAGGATTCAGAAAACCTGATGTTATAGCCTCAAATAAGAATATTTCCTCCAAGACTGTGTTATGTTCAAGGTTCATGTCTACAATGATAACAGATATTTGAAGACTTTATATGAATGGTTCAATTAACACATAACAAAGAACAATAGAGTTGGATGCCTTGTGCCATACATATGAATGGCAGAGATGAATACagcaccaaaaaatgatttCAGACAACAATAAGCATATCAACCGCTTTTCTATGAACCAACATAAGTCTAAGAAAAAGTCTCATGTTGTCAATAGATAAAGAACACAGATGTAAGGATTTCATGTACTGAACAAGAACAACCAAACTTTACATAAATAGTTGGGATGGACTATCAACTATACCTGTTTTCCCCACTGTAGTGCATGGTCAACCAAGTAAGAGTACTCGAGATCTTCAAAACATTTTTGCAAAGAAGACAGTGGCTCATTGAAATAAACAGGCAGACAAACACCCGAGAGATCTTTTCcaatattttctttaattattGACCACAACCCTActgggttttctttttcttttggctcAGGTAACTTATCTCGACGTTTAACAGAGGGATACTGAGTAGTTTTGACGACATTTGCAGCAGGGTCTATATGTTCTAATCCATTGCAACCATTTGTCAAAAGTTCTCTCCTTCGACATGAAGCACTTCGTAGAGACTCTGCAGACAAGAAGTCTCTTGTATCAAAGTACAtcacttcatcttcatcagTTTCAACATCTGCCACTTGACTTGCAGTATCTGGATCAGACTCGCTTGCACTTCCTCCTGATAAAACTGAATAAAAATCTGCCAATAAAGCAAGCAGGAAAATATCAGCTGGGAGTGTAGGAACCAATCAGGAAATTTTAGTACATTAAAGGCAAATGATGGTGCCTTAATCCTGCCAACCaacagaaaatattttttttccatgctaACATTGACACATCCAGCAAGTAGCTAACAGTAGAAATAGACTATATCTAACACCATGTGAATGTACAACATAACAGCATGTCAATGTGCAAATGTGAATGTAGACTATCTCTAAAACCATGTGAAAATGCACTATGTAACAGCCCCAGCCATATTCATGCAACGAGCAATTCAAAATAATGGAAACAATATATGTTGGATACCATCAAATAACTCTGACAATGGTTGAACAGAATATCTAATCTACAGCAGCATATTTCCAACAACACGCATAAAAGCTAATAAGTCAAACTACCAATCAACACGCTAAAGTCTCACAGATTATTAAATAGATTAATGAGTCATATGAAACAtctaaaataacaatatattaaacttgcaaatattatatttattatttttcctcccATATCTAAAAACCTCAGTTCACAATTCAGAAAAAGTTCAATGAAATACTAAATGGGTATATGAAGTTATGAATATATCCACTTGtaatcacacaaaaaaaatagtactaccCATTTAAAGAAATTGCATCAAGTGTATAAATCTGCCTCACGCCTTGGCCTCAGATTAGAAAATGTAATGAGTAGTGTGACAGGGGTGGGCAACATCTGGGCAGGCTCCCTGCTGGTAGGTTCCAtggtggagaagaagatgaacaatAGACTAATGGGAAAAAGCAATGAAATACTAAATGGGTATATGAAGTTATGAATATATCCACTTGtaatcacacaaaaaaaaaagtactacccATTTAAAGAAATTGCATCCATGCCTTGGCCTCAGATTAGAAAATGTAATGAGTAGTGTAACAGGGGTGGGCAACATCCGGGCAGGCTCCCTGCTGGTAGGTTCCatgttggagaagaagaagatgaacaatAGACTAATGGGAAAAGGCATAGGGACAAATAAGAAGacacttaggccctgtttgattcagcttaggattattataatctagattattaggagtaagctgaaacaaacaagtagattattatgctagattattataatctataagccagattactataatccaataatctcctctagaggagctttttccagattattgagtggctaaagacccactacccttagatgcctctaataatccagagaaacaaacaactcgtaaCTTATTttatgtcagcttattataatccagcttagagtaatctgatttaataatctagattacaataatcttaagctgaaacaaacagggccttaggcTAAGGGACAGAAAGAAAGGGCACACAAGGAGGGGGATAAACGTATGGGAGGAAGATTTAGATGCCCTGGTTATTCACTGCTTGTTGAACTGAGATAACAACTCTCAAGTCCCTAAGAAGATAATTAGGAATATTGTATGCAACCAGCATATAACAAATATATCTTGAATGCAACTAAGTAACAAATTGTGGAATAatcttccccgcaaaaaaaaaagtggaataATCTTGTAAATTGAATATTGCTTCCTAAGTACTGTTGCTACTTGCTACTGGAAGGATATGCTTATCTCTGAATTATTATTAACATATCCTTGTTGATAATTACCAAATAATATCCTTGTTGATAATTACCTTTTTTGCTAAGAAATACTCAAAATAGAAATAGGTgatttgattgaaaaaaaaattcaagtcaaAACAAAGTAAAAGAGCAACCAAAATCAGAAGCAAGATATGGGTTAATGAAATTACTAACCACTATATCTGCCATTAGCATATCCATGTGCTTCCCTCTCCTTAGTTTCATGCACAACAGTTCTCTCCAGCTCAACTTTCTCTGTCTGCACCCAGAAATGGACCATTTTGGTCCTTAAGATTATGGTCAAATTTATGCCATCTCACAAGAAAAACATTCAAGAACTAAGAACAAAACAAATGGCAGCTTGTGATAAGCTTACACACTAAGTGTGTTATGTAACTAAACCACACTATTGTCACAGCAAGCAATTGTTTCAGACTAAGCAAATGTTTTATTTTGCTGTAAATCAATGTTTGTCAATATAAATAAGTAACTTTGTTTACCACAATTAACTGGTTCTCATATGAATGCAAAGGACTGCAGACGAATTAATGGATATCCCATTTTTATCCACATGATTTTACATCGACAAATAGTCTGTAGCTTGATTTACAAAATGTTGATTGTACATAAAAAATGCCAAGCACAAAAGCTGCAGGCATATGTTATTGTCTGGCATTTAGAAACTAAGACAAACAATTATGATAGCCCACTTAGTATTTTTCACTGATTAAGGGAATAAGATGTATCATGTCTATTGCAGAAATTTCGAGAACACATGAACAGATTACTAGATTTATCCTAAAAAACATTAACAAGTAATGAAAACAAGAAACGGAAAGCTACCTCTAGTTGTCGGAGCCGATCTATCAAAATAGaatactgctgctgctgtgactTCATCTGGTTGTGCAGTTCCAAAAGCTCAGTCATCATAATAGACTCACATTCCTTGACCACTGTTTCATTCAGCCCCTCCTGCAGCAGCCGCACCCTCAGCTTCTCCGTGGACAACAAAACATCAGACATGGGACTAAAATCATTGCTCGTTAGTGAACGTGGGAAGCGATCCTTTGCCGCTTGCAGAGCCTGTATCCAGGCATTCCTATCTTCCTCAGTTTCACACCTCAAGTGTAACGTCTTTGTTCCACTGAATATATACAACCTCTTATCATCCGACTTGCTTGCACGGATTGACGAAACCTGAACACCAGAGCAGGAAATTCCTTAGCAATGCTGGTCTTGTCCCTCTAGAATTCTGCCACATCATTTGGATAATTCCGTAGCAATGGTCAATTTCAGTATTAAACTATATTGTCTGCAACAACGCGAAGCATATCTATGACCAGGCCTCCCTCACATCACATCTCATCAATCGAAAAGGTGAAACAAATAacaaacaataataataagatcCCCATTTTTTAAACCTAAACACATCTACCCCACTTCGAATACAATACTCTCCACCCAATCATTACCCGAGCAATGCCGCTCCAAAAATCTCACTTCCCCAAGCCGCAACCGCGCTTACGAACAAACCCAATCCAATGGGAAGCCAAACTGGACCATACCTTGAGGTGTATCTCCCCGAACGGCTTCCATtgcttccccgccgccgcggcctcctcccgcGCCCGCCGCAGCGCGCCACCCTCCCCGAtcaccctcgccgccaccgccggcgacgccgcggaaTCCCCGCCCCCTCCAACCCGGAGCTTGTAGTAGGACAGCACCCCGCCCTCGAGCACGAACCACCTCAGCCGCCACCCCTTCCCGTAGTTCACCCACTTGTGCAGCACCCCCGCaaccgccgcctgcgccgcatCCAGCACCACCtgcgcagccaccgccgcccccgccgccgctggcggagtgggcgacgtcggcgccgcggccgccgccgcgaggatgcgcggcggctggtggtggtgctcgACGGCGCTGTCGAGCGAGACCGGCGCGATGCAGCAGAGCGGGTTCATCGACGAaaccccccaccaccaccctccgCCCCCGGATCGGAGCCTCTCAGAAGAatgccgcgccgcctccaccgccgccgccgccgccggtggctagggtttgcgaGGCCATGGAgatcgccgcggcggaggaggccgtaCCGTGGCTTGGGTGTGACGGAGTAATGAGGGCGAAGTGGCGTTTTGATGGCGATTAATAATagcgacggcagcagcagcagtgacaGAAGCAGCGGAAGCCACAAAGCTAGTACTACTAGCCTACTACTAGTAGGGGGATGGGTCTTGGTGGGGGAATAATTTTGGTGGATGCGGACGAATCcttcactgacatgtggggtccggggtgagccatggccCACGTGTCGGCGTGGTTAACGTGCGTAGCGGgtggtgtggtggtggcggtggatggCGACCGTTGGGTACTGGCGCGTGGGCCAGGGCGGGTGGGGGGATGGGCCCACTCGTCGGTGAGAACGAGCCGTTTTTGTTTTTGTACGCTTTTGTTTTGGAGGAGATCCATTAACGTCGCTGTGCAGCGCAGAGAGACGCAgacagcagctgcagcagcgcgGGGCCCCACCAGGAAAGCGCCCGCCACGCTACGATACACACCTACCTCACTGACCGGTGGGCCCACTTAGCTCCCGGACCCACCGGTCATGGACGAGGACGTTACGGCGTCCGGTGGGAGTACGCTCGGTAGCGCGTCGAGGGGGCGCGAGGCGGAGACGGATCGGGTGCGGGCGACGCACCGTGTGTCTGGAGTTCGTGTAGGCTTAGATGGACACGTGGCGGAGTgtgagtggtggaggaggcgggatGGGTTGGTCGGGTTGGGCGCATGAGGGTGCTGCAGCGGAGGCACGTGGACGGGAGGGTGCGTCGGTGGATGGCGAGACAGAGGGGTGGTGGGGCCCGATCGagctgtggtggtggtggcccgaTGATGGACGGTGGGGATGGATAGATCGGACTCgtgccggcggctgcggccgtCAGGTGGCCAAGTGGGCGAGGGGGCTTCCTGCTCGGCATGGAAGTAACGCCGCTTTCGATTTCCGCGGCTCAATGACATTCGTCATCAGtaatgaaatactccctccgtcgttGCAATATTTGacgcaattaatttttttaaaatatatttaacgtTCGtctaatttaaaaattttaagtaattattaatttttttcttatttgattcattgttaaatatgctATTACTACttaagttttttaataaaacgaacggtcaaacaagtttaagtaatatctacatgaataatattcctttttttcccaCATGTAAAATCTGAAAAGAACACTCCTCGGCCCTAATATGActaatattttaagaaatttgATACATTTTGCAATTATCTTAAATATATGTAATCTTTCTCAAGAATTAGGTTGCGTGGAGTACCAAACTCCACCTCCCCATACAAAAAATGCGGTGGTTTATTAGtatataactaattaattattagctaaaaataactttaaatggattaatataatttttaaaacaactttcatatagattttttttaaaaaaaaagatatctcttttagcagtttgaaaagcttGCACAAAATGAGAGAGGTGAgttgagaaagagaagaaaagaactcagccttacGGTGTACCTACCAATGTTGGCATTCGTAGATATTTGACTGAATatctatatattttgtttttaaaaaaaacatctattTATTTGGGCCTTGTGTGATCTTTGGCACCCATGGAAGAATGTAGGCATGGTATGTTCGTCCAATAATGTATGGATAGTGGATATACCATTAATTATAAAAGAAGTGCATCTCTTTTTACTTTTTACTTGATAAGATATCAAATCACCATACAAACAAAATAAGTGTTTGGACTTGTTCAaattatagctaaaataaatcttaccaaattttattttggtagtgccaaaattttgacaagttgg is part of the Oryza glaberrima chromosome 12, OglaRS2, whole genome shotgun sequence genome and harbors:
- the LOC127757254 gene encoding oxysterol-binding protein-related protein 1D encodes the protein MNPLCCIAPVSLDSAVEHHHQPPRILAAAAAAPTSPTPPAAAGAAVAAQVVLDAAQAAVAGVLHKWVNYGKGWRLRWFVLEGGVLSYYKLRVGGGGDSAASPAVAARVIGEGGALRRAREEAAAAGKQWKPFGEIHLKVSSIRASKSDDKRLYIFSGTKTLHLRCETEEDRNAWIQALQAAKDRFPRSLTSNDFSPMSDVLLSTEKLRVRLLQEGLNETVVKECESIMMTELLELHNQMKSQQQQYSILIDRLRQLETEKVELERTVVHETKEREAHGYANGRYSDFYSVLSGGSASESDPDTASQVADVETDEDEVMYFDTRDFLSAESLRSASCRRRELLTNGCNGLEHIDPAANVVKTTQYPSVKRRDKLPEPKEKENPVGLWSIIKENIGKDLSGVCLPVYFNEPLSSLQKCFEDLEYSYLVDHALQWGKQGDSLMRTLHVAAFAVSGYASTEGRQCKPFNPLLGETYEADYPDKGLRFFSEKVSHHPMVVACHCEGRGWKFWGDSNLKGKFWGRSIQLDPIGVLTLQFDDGETFQWSKVTTSIYNIIIGKIYCDHYGTMRIKGSGDYSCKLKFKEQSIIDRNPHQVHGFVQDNRTGQKVAMLIGKWDEAMYYVLGDPSAKPKGYDPMSEAVLLWERDKSLNQTRYNLSPFAISLNELTPNLAKKLPPTDSRLRPDQRHLENGEYEMANAEKLRLEQLQRQARRLQEKGWQPRWFSKDDDDSYRYIGGYWEAREKGNWDGIPDIFGQRSASPGWS